The window CTCGGTCGTGAGTGAACACGAGGCGGGATTCGGCGGCGCCGCCAGCCTCGCGGAACTCCTCGGCGAGGTCATCCAGCGCCGAGACGGCCCGCTCTTCGAACTGCTCGCGGGCCTGGTCGGGCGGCGTCTGCTCCGGCAGGACGTGGTAGCCGAGGACGGTCACGTCCATCGTGCCGAGCAGGTTCATGAGGCCGTACGACACCGATTCGCCCTCGAGAATCTCGACCGGAACGAGTACGCGTGTCATCTATAGTGCCCCCTTGAGTTCGATATCGCGCGCATAGTAGAAGTACCACACGGCGCTGCCGGCCATGATGGCGAGGCCGAGAATCTGCGAGATTAGTTGCATGAACCCGATGAGCGCGAAACTGGCGACGGCGCCGATGCCCGCCACGAGCGGGTAGGCCGGGACCCGGAAATCGGGGTCGTACCACTCCGGTTCGTCGCGGCGCAACGCGATGAGCGCGACGCAGATGAGGCTGTACATGATGAGATGGAGGAACGAGGCCACTTCGGCGAGGATTTCGACGCGTCCGGTCGCGGTCAACGCGAGAATCGGGCCGCCGGCCATTCCCAGCGCGACGTGTGGCGTGCCGTATTTCAGATTGATACGGCTGGCCCACTTCGGAAGCAGGGCGTCCTTCGAGACGGCGTAGATGGCCCGTGACGTCGAGAGAATCGACGCGTTCGCGCTCGACATCGTCGCCAGCAGGCCGCCGAAGAGGATGGCGAGGGCGCCCGCCGGACCAAGCAAGTCCCGTCCGACGGCGACCATCGCGGTTTCGCCCTCCGCGGCCAGTCGCTCGGCGCCGAAGGCACTCGTCGCGACGAAGATGGTCATCACGTAGAGGACGCCGACGACGAGGACAGACCCGACCATCGCCAGCGGGAGGTTCCGGCCGGGGTCCTTCATCTCGCCGGCGACGGTGGCGACTTGCGCGAAGCCGAGATACGAGGTAAAGACCAGCGCCGCCGTCGAGAAGACCGGGCCGTAGCCGAACGGGGTGAAGTCTTCCGGGGCGGTCGGTTGGCCGACGATGCCGACGGCGTCGAGGACGCCGAAGCCGAGGAAGACCGCGAGAATCGACAGTAGCAGTGCGACGACGCCGTTCTGGAGTTTGGCGGCGTTTTCGGTCCCGGTCAAGTTCAGAACGGTGAACGCCGCGCCGAAGACGATAGCCAGCGGAATGACCCAATCGGCGCCGACCGAGACGCCGATTTCGGCCAGCGAGTCCACGGCGTAGTAGCCGAACCCGACGAGGTAGAAGGCCGTCGCAAAGACCAGGCCGAACCACAGCGACAGGCCGACGATGGCGCCCGCAAGCGCGCCGAGACCGCGGGAGATGAAGTAGTAGCCGCCGCCGGATTTCGGCATCGCCGTCGCCAGTTCGGAGGCCGGAAGCGCGACGAGGAGTGCAATAATCGCACCGATGCCGAAGGAAAGCGCCGCCGCGGGGCCGGCGTTGCCGGCGGCCAACCCCGGGAAGACGAAAATACCGGCGCCAATCATCGTCCCGATACCGATGGCGAGACCGCCCGACAACCCGAGCGTCCGTTCGAGTTCGGCGTTTTCCGTGACCGTCGCCTCTTCGGTTTCGACGACGGTCTCGGAGACCGGGGCTTCGCCCTCGATATTCGTGCCGCCTGCGTCACGACTCATACCGAAGGACGTGGGGCCGGACGCTGTTTATGAGTACCCCCTAAGATATTGCTGTCCGAGCGGGGCGTCGGTTGCTACGGCGACGTGGTGGAGGGCCGAACAGCCGACGGTTATAGGCCGGTCGGGTGGTCGAGATACGTCGTCTCGATGCCCCACGTCTCCACCAGATCCGCGAGGGCCTGTACACCGAAGGTTTCCGTCGCGTAGTGGCCGGCCAGGAAGACGTTTACGCCCGCCTCTCGGGCTTCGTGGTAGACCTTCTGTTTCCCCTCGCCGGTGACGAAGGCGTCGACGCCTGTCTCGGCGGCCTCCCGAATCCAGTCGGCACCACCGCCGGTGACGATGCCGATGTCCTCGATTTCCTCGGGGCCGAAGTCGAGCACGTCGATTGCCTTACCACCGGTGTCCAGCCCAGATAGCTGGTCCCGCAGGCTCTCGACGGTGTAGGGCGTCTCGGCGCGGACTCGCTGGCCAATCGTGACGCCGCCGGCCTCGCCGAACGGCGCGGCGATTTCGCAGTCGAGGAATTGGGCGAGACCCGCCGCGTTGCCGAGTTCGTCGTGGCCGTCCAGCGGGAGATGGGAGACGTAGAGGTCGAGGTCGTTCTCGACGAGCGTGGCGATGCGGTCGTATTCCAGTTCTGTGACGCGGTCGAGACCGCCCCAGACGATGCCGTGGTGGACGACCAGGACGTCGGCATCGGCGGCCGCCGCAGCCTCGAAGGTCGCTTCGACCCCGTCGACGGCGAAGGCCGCATGGTCGACGGTGTCGCCGGGTTCGACGCCCCCGACCTGCAGGCCGTTGGCGCTGGCGTCGGCGCCCGCGTACTCGTCGTGGTTCAGCACGTCGTTCAGTCGGTCACGGAACTCCGAGAGGTGCATACGCGAGGGGTCGGGCGGCGCCCATTTGTATTGGTCGGCCCTTCCTCACTCGACGTCGGTATTCGCCGACCCGCTCGCAGTCGCCTCGCCCTCTGGGTTTCGGAGCGTCACGTCGAAGGGAACCGTCTCGAAGGCGGTTTGGGTCTCGGCGTTCTGTGTGCCGACCACGTCGACCCGGAGTGTGAGTTCGACAGTGGTTGTGACCACCTCGCCGGGGATGAGGTCCGCACCGAAATCGGCCTCGGTGACTGTGTCGCCGACCGTCGTGATGTCTATGCGTTCGAAGGAGAGCGTGAGTGCGCCATCGACGGCATCGAGGTTGTCGCCTTCGGCGGTCACGCCGTCGGCCTCGGTCGTCCCGTCGAACAGCAGGTCGTAGCCGGATTCGCCGTCGATGGCCGCACCCAGGGTGATGCCGATGCGGTCGAGACCCCCGCCGAAATCCGACCACTCGACGGCGAGTTCCGGCGCGACGGCCACCGCGTCGAGTTCGCCGTCGTTGCGCTCGGTTCGGACGTCGCTGGCCTCCAGCACGTCCTCCGTCTCGACGGCGACGGAGGGTTGGGAGGCGACGTAACTGCCGCCGACGATAGTGCCGCCAGCGCCGGTGATGGCGGCGAGACTTTTGAGGACGGTTCGGCGCGAGGGGGTGGCTTCCGTCATGCTACGACGGGATGGGCTCGTCCCGGTATATAAACCTCAGTCGAGGGTCGCCTCGGCGTGGGCGAAGACGAACGTCTGGAGGAGTTTGCCGGCCAGCGAAGCGGCCTGCCCGTCGTCGCGGTCGTTGACTTCGACGATATCGAAGCCGACCGATTGGGGTGCAACCGCGCGGACGACATCGCGCATCTCGCGCGGTTCGAGGCCGAACGGTTCCGGGGTTCCCGTGCCGGGCGCGAACCCGGGGTCTGCGGCGTCGATGTCGACGCTGAGGTAGGCGTCGCCGTCGAAATCGGGGGTCCAGCCGCCCACGTCTTCGGGCGGGACGACCGTCACGTCGGCCTCGGCGGCGCGGTCCCACTCGTCTTCGCTGCCCGTGCGTGCGCCTAGCAGGATGGCCTCGTCGGCGATATCGAGGGCGTGAGAGGTTACCGTCGCGTGGGCGTACTCGTCGCCCGCGTAGGCCTCGTACAGGTCGAGGTGGGCGTCCAGACAGACGTAGACGTCGGGGTCGGCCGCCCGGAGGCCGGCGACGGTGACGGTGTGTTCGCCGCCGAGCAAGAGCGGCAGCCGGCCGTCGTCGTGGTGGTCGGATAGCTGTCCGGTCAGAAAGTCGAGGTAGTCGGGGATGTCCCCCCAGGGGGAGACGTCGCCCGAGTCACAGGCGAGGTCCGAGAAGTGCCGGCCTGTGCGCTGGTCGTATTCGTCGAACGGGCGGGCGAATCGACGGATTCGGTCGGGCCCGAACCGGGCGCCGGGGCGAAACGTGGTAGAAACGTCGAGCGGTGCGCCGACGACCGCGTAGGCGGCGTCGTCCAAAGCGGCTCGCGCACCGGGAAAGTCGCCCATTACCGTCGTGCCCTATTTAAACAACCTTTCGCTGGCCTTCCCACTCGAGGTACTCGATGTCGTCGTCCGGGCTGGGGTCGAGGTCCTCGGGGATGCGCATGGTGATGGTGTCGTAGGTGTCGAGGTCCATGACCTGCATGTCGTCGCCGGAGATAGAGACGACCTGGCCCTGCTTTCGCTCGACGATGGGAACCCAGACCTTCTGGTCGACGGGTTGGGTGAAGTTGCGCTTCTGGCCGTCGAAGACGCCGGTGCCCTCGACGCGAGCCTTCGCACTCCCGTGCTTACCGGGCTTGGACGTGCTGTAGGCGGTGATCTTACACGGCACGTCGTCGATCAGTACGTAGTTACCTTCCTGAAGGTCTCGGACCTCATTCTGCTCTTTCGGCATACCCACGGCTTCCCGTCGGGACAGTATAAACCGTTTGGAAGCGCCCGAGGGTGTCAGGCCGCCACGTAGCCGCCATCGGCGCGTTCGGCGAGTCCGAAGACGACCGCCCACTCCAATATTCGGTAGACCCGTTCGCGCCAGACGGCCTCCGGGTCGGTGTGCCGCAACTGCTCCCACTGCGGCAGGCGGTCGGTCAGCCGTTCGAAGACCGCATCGAGGTCGAGCGGTTCGTCGGACGTTTCGAGTAACTCGATGACGTCCTCGGCGAGATAGATGCGTTCGAGGAACGCCTCACGAAGGTCCTCGGGGTCAGCGTCGCGCTGGAGCCGGTGGTACTTCCCGTCGTCTTCCTCGACGAGCCGCAGGGCTCGCAGGAACGTCAGCCACTCCTTGGCGCGGTCCTGCGACCCCACGCCGGTCCGCTGTATCACCCTCGCACAGCAGGAGGTTTCCTCGTCGGGCACCAGCGGCACCGCCGCCTGCATCTCGGCGACCGTCTCGACGGATTCGACGGGGGCGGGGAGGACCTTGAACTTCACAGTCCGAAGCTCTCGGCGAGCAGGGCCTCGTCGGTGCGGCCCACCACTTCGACGCCCTCGCCGACGATGTCGATAGTCACCTGCGCGGGCGCGAAGACTTCGACGGGCAGGTCGTAGAAGTCCCACTCGTGGTCCTCGAAGACTTCGACGAACGGGTGGCCGAACTCCTCGCGGGCCGTCGAGGCGATTTCCTCGAAGCGGTCGAAGTCGCTGTCGACGGTCATGTGGACCTGACCGCCATACGCGAGCGCGTCGTTCGTTCGGGCCATCGCCAGTTCGTCGCTTTCCGCGACCGGCGCGACGGGCGAGGAGGCCGTGACAGAGAGCATCTCCAGTGGGTCGTAGCCGAGTTCCGACAGTCGGAAGGCGGCGAGTTCGGCGGCCCGAGCGGCCAGCGCGACGCTGCCGGTCACGCTCGCCGTCGAGAAGGTCGGCAGGAAGACGCTGGAGACGGGCACGCCCGTCATGTCCGCGACGTGTTCGGCGACGGCCTCACCGGGGAGTTCCTCGCTTTCGACCGCCAGCACGGCGAAATCCGAGGCATCGCGGTAGCCGATGCGCTGGAACTCGTCTTCCTCGGCCACGAGCGCACGAGCGGGGCCGCTGCCGAGGCCTTCGAAGCCGTCGACCGACAACTCCCAGCCGGCTTTCTGTGCACAGAGCAGTGCCATTGCGGGGTGGTCGGTCGACGTTTCGACGTGGGTCAGCGGCGCGCCCTCGATTTCGTCGACGCCGGTCTGGACCGTCGCCAGCCCGCCGGTCTGGATTTCGGCCAAAAGAAGGCCGGCCTCGATGCCGCCCGGCGAGTGGACGCCGAAGTCCAGCACCATCGCGCCGTTGTCGAGTTCGTGAACCTCTATCGCGAGTTCGTCGGCGAAGTCGATGGCCTCGTCCGCGAGTTCGAGGGCCATCCGATTGAGACTCTCCATACCGAACGTGGGGCGGTTTCGCTCAAAAGGCTTCGTGACTCGGCGGCAGTCGAGAGTGATTTTGTGGCTACTCGCTCGCGACGGCGTGTGCCGACCCGGAATCGAGGCTCCGACTCCGACTGACGGCCCCTAGCGTCAGCCCGAAGGCCGCAAACGACAGCGCGAGGATGAGCAGTTGGCCGCGACTGCCGAAGGCCTGTCGGGCGATGATGAGTTGGGCGACGACGGCCAGCGCGGCGATGCCACCGGCAATCGAGACGCCGCGTGCGCTGAGTTCGCGGCCCCACAGCGCGACGGCGACAAGCGCCGCGAAGATGGCGAAACCGAGTCCGTAATAAATGAACTGTGCGACCTCGCCGAAGGTGACGAACAGGCGCGGCGTGAGCGCGACCATGACGGGATAGCCGAGCAGCGCGAAGCCGCCCGCCTGCTGGACGCGGTCCAGCGAGACCGCTCCCGTTTCGGCGTAGGCCCAGACCGTCGCGGCCACGAGCAGGCCGAGGATGGTCGCCGCGAAGGCGAAATGCAGCGTCAACACGACGATGGAGTAGCCGAAGACGAGTTCGTGGACGAGGACGGTGAAGGCGCCGAAAATTATCTGGACGGGCGTGATGACGAGCGCAGCCAGCGTCGCGAACCGAACCCGGCGTGGGTGGCTGCCGCGCCAGGCGGCAATCGTCGAGCCGATGATGAGGAAGCCGGTTATCATCGCCACCAGGCGGTGGGACCACTCGATGAAGGACATGAAGTTGGCCGGAAAGAGGCCGAAGACGGCGCCGTCACAGAGCGGCCACCGCGCCTCGCAGGTCAGGCCGGCCCCGGAGGTGGCGGTTATCACACCCACCAGCGCGGTGAGCGCAGTCGTGATGGTCGTGACGAACAGCAGCCGGCGGAGGTCCATGTCGGGTGTTGGGTTTCCCGTGAGTATATACCCCCCGAAACCGGCTGTGTCACCCGGTGGGGCCCTCCCGAAGGGGGTTGCTGACCGGTTGGGGCAAGGCCTGCCGCCCCCGAGATGTTGGGTAGCTTTTTGAGGCCGCTGTACGGGGTACCCGTATGGGACTAGACGAGGACTCACTCGAGTACCACCGGCGTGAGCCACCGGGCAAACTCGAGATATCCACGACGAAGCCGACCAACACGCAGCGAGACCTCTCTTTGGCGTATTCGCCGGGGGTCGCCGCACCGTGTAACGAAATCGCCGACAACCCCGAGGACGCCTTCACCTACACGACGAAAGGCAACATGGTGGGCGTCGTCTCCAACGGCTCGGCCGTGCTCGGCCTCGGCGACATCGGCGCACAGGCCTCCAAGCCCGTCATGGAGGGCAAGGGCGTGCTGTTCAAGCGCTTCGCCGACATCGACGTCTTCGACATCGAACTCGACCAAGACGACCCGAAGGACATCATCCAGTCGGTCAGTGCGATGGAACCGACCTTCGGGGGTATCAACCTCGAAGACATCAAAGCGCCCGAATGCTTCGAAATCGAGGAGACGCTGCGGGAGGAGATGGACATTCCCGTCTTCCACGACGACCAGCACGGGACGGCCATCATCTCCGGCGCGGCGCTTTTGAACGCCGCCGACATCGCG of the Natronomonas halophila genome contains:
- a CDS encoding APC family permease — encoded protein: MSRDAGGTNIEGEAPVSETVVETEEATVTENAELERTLGLSGGLAIGIGTMIGAGIFVFPGLAAGNAGPAAALSFGIGAIIALLVALPASELATAMPKSGGGYYFISRGLGALAGAIVGLSLWFGLVFATAFYLVGFGYYAVDSLAEIGVSVGADWVIPLAIVFGAAFTVLNLTGTENAAKLQNGVVALLLSILAVFLGFGVLDAVGIVGQPTAPEDFTPFGYGPVFSTAALVFTSYLGFAQVATVAGEMKDPGRNLPLAMVGSVLVVGVLYVMTIFVATSAFGAERLAAEGETAMVAVGRDLLGPAGALAILFGGLLATMSSANASILSTSRAIYAVSKDALLPKWASRINLKYGTPHVALGMAGGPILALTATGRVEILAEVASFLHLIMYSLICVALIALRRDEPEWYDPDFRVPAYPLVAGIGAVASFALIGFMQLISQILGLAIMAGSAVWYFYYARDIELKGAL
- a CDS encoding Nif3-like dinuclear metal center hexameric protein; its protein translation is MHLSEFRDRLNDVLNHDEYAGADASANGLQVGGVEPGDTVDHAAFAVDGVEATFEAAAAADADVLVVHHGIVWGGLDRVTELEYDRIATLVENDLDLYVSHLPLDGHDELGNAAGLAQFLDCEIAAPFGEAGGVTIGQRVRAETPYTVESLRDQLSGLDTGGKAIDVLDFGPEEIEDIGIVTGGGADWIREAAETGVDAFVTGEGKQKVYHEAREAGVNVFLAGHYATETFGVQALADLVETWGIETTYLDHPTGL
- a CDS encoding twin-arginine translocation signal domain-containing protein, with amino-acid sequence MTEATPSRRTVLKSLAAITGAGGTIVGGSYVASQPSVAVETEDVLEASDVRTERNDGELDAVAVAPELAVEWSDFGGGLDRIGITLGAAIDGESGYDLLFDGTTEADGVTAEGDNLDAVDGALTLSFERIDITTVGDTVTEADFGADLIPGEVVTTTVELTLRVDVVGTQNAETQTAFETVPFDVTLRNPEGEATASGSANTDVE
- a CDS encoding arginase family protein codes for the protein MGDFPGARAALDDAAYAVVGAPLDVSTTFRPGARFGPDRIRRFARPFDEYDQRTGRHFSDLACDSGDVSPWGDIPDYLDFLTGQLSDHHDDGRLPLLLGGEHTVTVAGLRAADPDVYVCLDAHLDLYEAYAGDEYAHATVTSHALDIADEAILLGARTGSEDEWDRAAEADVTVVPPEDVGGWTPDFDGDAYLSVDIDAADPGFAPGTGTPEPFGLEPREMRDVVRAVAPQSVGFDIVEVNDRDDGQAASLAGKLLQTFVFAHAEATLD
- a CDS encoding translation initiation factor IF-5A — encoded protein: MPKEQNEVRDLQEGNYVLIDDVPCKITAYSTSKPGKHGSAKARVEGTGVFDGQKRNFTQPVDQKVWVPIVERKQGQVVSISGDDMQVMDLDTYDTITMRIPEDLDPSPDDDIEYLEWEGQRKVV
- the mch gene encoding methenyltetrahydromethanopterin cyclohydrolase: MESLNRMALELADEAIDFADELAIEVHELDNGAMVLDFGVHSPGGIEAGLLLAEIQTGGLATVQTGVDEIEGAPLTHVETSTDHPAMALLCAQKAGWELSVDGFEGLGSGPARALVAEEDEFQRIGYRDASDFAVLAVESEELPGEAVAEHVADMTGVPVSSVFLPTFSTASVTGSVALAARAAELAAFRLSELGYDPLEMLSVTASSPVAPVAESDELAMARTNDALAYGGQVHMTVDSDFDRFEEIASTAREEFGHPFVEVFEDHEWDFYDLPVEVFAPAQVTIDIVGEGVEVVGRTDEALLAESFGL
- a CDS encoding COX15/CtaA family protein, coding for MDLRRLLFVTTITTALTALVGVITATSGAGLTCEARWPLCDGAVFGLFPANFMSFIEWSHRLVAMITGFLIIGSTIAAWRGSHPRRVRFATLAALVITPVQIIFGAFTVLVHELVFGYSIVVLTLHFAFAATILGLLVAATVWAYAETGAVSLDRVQQAGGFALLGYPVMVALTPRLFVTFGEVAQFIYYGLGFAIFAALVAVALWGRELSARGVSIAGGIAALAVVAQLIIARQAFGSRGQLLILALSFAAFGLTLGAVSRSRSLDSGSAHAVASE